TGCTACGGGGGCTACTACCTCCAGTCCAATCTTCTGGAGGCCTTTGAACATGGCTTCTTCACCCGCCAGTGGCAGGGCCGGGGGCCTGACGTGTTGGCGGGTTATCTCAGCGCTGGCGTCAGCGTTCACCGTCCCCAGCAGGTCCACGGCGCCGTGGTGCTGCCGGCGAGCCAGGCCGCCTCAGAACCTTGGCCCGACGCCGATGGCCTGGTCGCCGATGCGGGGGGTCAGAGCCTGTGGGTCTGCGGTGCTGACTGCACTCCGGTGCTGTTGGCGGATCCCCGCTCCGGCCAAGTCGCGGTCTGCCATGCCGGTTGGCGCGGGGTGGCCGGTGGGATTGTTCTCGAGGCGATTCGCCAGTTGGAACAGCGCGGTTGCCAGCGCCATGATCTGCTGATTGCTCTGGGGCCAGCCATCAGCGGGCCCGAGTATCAAGTGGAGCCGTCCGTCCCTGCGGCGATTGCCGCGCAGCTCCAGCAGCTCGATGGGTCCCTGTCTTTGGAGGCCGCCCTGGCGGCTTTGGAGGCCTGCGCTGCCCTCAAGCCGGATCCCGATCCAAGCCGTCAGCGCTTGGACCTGCGTTTGGCGACTCGTCTGCTCTTGGAGCGGGCCGGAGTTCCCGCCGATCAGATCAGCGTCTGCCCGCTGTGTACGGCGTCTGAGCCCCTGCTGTTCCATTCCTGGCGCCGCGATCAGGTGAAGGCGGTGCAGTGGAGCGGCATCGTCTCCCAGCAGCTGCCTAGCTGAGATCGAAGCTCAGCTGTCCCTCTGCGGCTTTGCTGCGGCGCGATGGACGTGCGGCGGCCCGCGGGCGCCGGGGGGCACGTTCTGCGTCCTCATCGGTTTCCGCGGAGCGCCGCAGGCTGAACCAGCTCAACAGCGCCATCCAGCCCTCTTGGTCGAGCCGATCGAGGTCGACCGCTTCGGGGTAGAGCTCCGGTGAGCGCTCCTGGGCCCAGAGCACCTGACTACCGGCAATACGATCGCTGCCAAAGGGGGTCAAGTCCTCCGGAAGCCGAGCCAAGGCCCGCGGGATGGCTCCGATGCCGTGGCGTGTGCTGCTCAATGTCTCCAGCCGCGCCTGTCTCGCCTGTTCGTAGTTCAGGACTGGGGTTGGGTAGTCCGCCAAGGCCGGCGGCTCCCCGAGTTGGTCGTTGGTGAGGCGCTCGAGCTGCGGCAGCCAGCGGCGAATGAAGAGGCCATGGGGATCGCAGCGATTCACCGCGACTTGGCCTGGGTGATAGATCCGAGTCCAGGCCTTGGTGCCCCGATAGGTCGCTCCGGCCTGCATCGCCCATTGGTAGTGGTCGATCGGACAGTCCCCATCGATCAGGTGCCGCATGAAATGCAGTGCCCCGTAGCGCCAATCGATCCCGCAGAGGTTGCTGAGAAAGCTGGCGTAGATCGCGCGGCTGCGGAAGTTCAGCTCCAACCAGCCACCGCCTCCCCGCAGGCAATGGGCTGCCGCGTCCACGATCGGAAAACCGGTGCGTCCCTCTTTCCAGGC
This DNA window, taken from Synechococcus sp. LTW-R, encodes the following:
- the pgeF gene encoding peptidoglycan editing factor PgeF; this translates as MAEAVEAPFNRPDAGFNALEGWTWIGCYGGYYLQSNLLEAFEHGFFTRQWQGRGPDVLAGYLSAGVSVHRPQQVHGAVVLPASQAASEPWPDADGLVADAGGQSLWVCGADCTPVLLADPRSGQVAVCHAGWRGVAGGIVLEAIRQLEQRGCQRHDLLIALGPAISGPEYQVEPSVPAAIAAQLQQLDGSLSLEAALAALEACAALKPDPDPSRQRLDLRLATRLLLERAGVPADQISVCPLCTASEPLLFHSWRRDQVKAVQWSGIVSQQLPS